From Nymphaea colorata isolate Beijing-Zhang1983 chromosome 6, ASM883128v2, whole genome shotgun sequence, a single genomic window includes:
- the LOC116256807 gene encoding probable ADP,ATP carrier protein At5g56450, translated as MREEERWWGSFSRDLMAGALMGGVVHTIVAPVERTKLLLQTQESNIAIIGGRHRRFKGMVDCLARTVREEGFLSLWRGNGTSVIRYYPSVALNFSLKDLYKSMLKSDKLPDDSLISGAPSNFIAGAAAGCTTLIIIYPLDIAHTRLAADIGRSETRQFRGICHFLKTVHEKDGIRGIYRGLPASLQGMVVHRGLYFGGFDTAKEMLAEGSAYSSTSQLPLWKRWIVAQAVTTSAGLLSYPLDTVRRRMMMQSGLEREAYSSTLDCWKKIYKMEGVASFYRGALSNMFRSTGAAAVLVLYDEIKKFMCRVGGGVNV; from the exons ATGAGAGAGGAGGAACGATGGTGGGGTAGCTTTTCGAGGGACTTGATGGCTGGTGCCCTGATGGGTGGCGTGGTTCACACAATAGTAGCGCCCGTTGAGAGGACGAAGCTCTTGCTTCAGACCCAGGAGAGCAACATCGCGATTATTGGTGGGAGGCACAGGAGATTCAAGGGGATGGTGGACTGCCTGGCACGGACGGTCAGAGAGGAGGGCTTCCTGTCTCTATGGAGGGGTAATGGGACCAGCGTTATTAGGTATTACCCCTCAGTGGCTCTTAATTTCTCACTCAAG GATCTTTACAAAAGCATGTTGAAGAGTGACAAACTTCCGGATGATAGTCTCATATCTGGTGCTCCATCAAATTTCATAGCTGGTGCTGCAGCAGGCTGTACGACActcatcatcatttatccacTTGATATTGCTCACACGCGTCTGGCAGCAGATATTGGTAGAAGTGAAACCAGGCAATTTAGGGGCATATGCCACTTCCTGAAGACTGTTCATGAGAAAGATGGCATCAGGGGTATCTACCGAGGCTTGCCTGCGTCTCTACAAGGAATGGTGGTCCACAGGGGCCTTTACTTTGGTGGATTTGATACTGCAAAGGAGATGCTGGCAGAGGGTTCAGCATACTCATCTACATCGCAGTTGCCTTTATGGAAGCGTTGGATAGTTGCCCAAGCTGTCACTACATCAGCTGGACTGCTCTCATATCCCCTGGATACAGTGAGGAGAAGGATGATGATGCAGTCAGGTTTGGAGAGAGAAGCATATAGCAGCACCCTTGATTGCTGGAAGAAGATTTACAAGATGGAAGGTGTCGCTTCCTTCTACCGGGGTGCGTTGTCTAACATGTTCAGGAGCACGGGTGCTGCTGCTGTTCTTGTGTTGTATGATGAGATTAAGAAGTTCATGTGCAGGGTGGGTGGAGGAGTTAATGTGTGA
- the LOC116256548 gene encoding nucleosome assembly protein 1;3-like isoform X2: protein MANKNGGSGENAAPFNMAELGTAVLSEEDRAELVDVIKNKLQNLAGQSEFLESLSPVVRKRVTSLQEIQSQHDELEAKFFEERAALEAKYQKLYEPLYSKRYEIVNGVVEAESVKSEPAEENAADDKAAEVKGVPDFWLTAMKNNEVLAEEISERDEGALKYLKDIKWARIDNPKGFKLEFFFETNPYFKNSVLTKTYHMIDEDEPILERAIGTEIEWYPGKILTQKVLKKKPKKGSKNAKPITKTEDCESFFNFFNPPQVPDDDEDMDEDTAEQLQNLMEQDYDIGSTVRDKIIPHAVSWFTGEAVQAEDFEDIEGDEDDEDEGDEDEDEEDEEDEDEDEDEDEEEENKSKKKPASGRKSGAQPSAAQQGERPPECKQQ, encoded by the exons ATGGCCAACAAGAATGGTGGATCTGGGGAGAACGCCGCCCCTTTCAATATGGCCGAGCTCGGCACCGCCG TTCTGAGTGAGGAGGATCGTGCCGAGCTTGTCGACGTTATAAAG AACAAGCTGCAGAACCTTGCGGGGCAGTCAGAGTTTCTCGAATCACTGTCGCCGGTGGTCCGCAAGCGCGTCACATCTCTGCAGGAAATTCAG TCCCAACATGATGAGCTGGaagcaaaattttttgaagaaagagCAGCACTTGAAGCTAAATACCAGAAGCTTTATGAGCCTCTTTACTCAAAG CGGTATGAAATAGTAAATGGCGTTGTTGAAGCTGAAAGTGTAAAGAGTGAACCTGCAGAAGAAAATGCTGCAGACGACAAAGCAGCAGAAG TGAAAGGAGTTCCAGATTTTTGGCTTACAGCAATGAAAAATAACGAAGTCCTTGCTGAAGAG ATTTCTGAGCGTGATGAAGGGGCTCTTAAGTATCTCAAAGACATTAAATGGGCTAGGATTGATAATCCAAAGGGTTTCAAGCTGGAATTCTTCTTTGAAACTAATCCCTACTTTAAGAATTCTGTCCTTACAAAAACTTATCATATGATCGATGAGGACGAACCTATATTGGAGAGAGCAATAGG CACTGAGATCGAATGGTATCCTGGGAAGATCCTCACACAgaaggttttgaagaaaaaaccaaagaagGGATCAAAGAATGCCAAGCCCATAACCAAAACTGAAGACTGTGAAAGcttctttaacttttttaacCCACCTCAGGTCCCTGATGATGACGAGGACATGGATGAAGATACT GCTGAGCAGCTGCAGAATTTAATGGAGCAGGACTATGATATTGG GTCTACTGTTCGAGATAAAATCATTCCTCATGCTGTATCATGGTTTACGGGGGAGGCTGTCCAAGCTGAGGACTTTGAAGATATTGAaggtgatgaagatgatgaagatgaaggagatgaagatgaggatgaagaagatgaagaagatgaggatgaggatgaggacgaggatgaggaggaggaaaacaagagcaaaaagaaG CCTGCCAGTGGCCGGAAG AGTGGTGCCCAACCTAGTGCTGCTCAACAGGGAGAACGCCCGCCAGAATGTAAGCAGCAATAG
- the LOC116256548 gene encoding nucleosome assembly protein 1;3-like isoform X1 codes for MANKNGGSGENAAPFNMAELGTAVLSEEDRAELVDVIKNKLQNLAGQSEFLESLSPVVRKRVTSLQEIQSQHDELEAKFFEERAALEAKYQKLYEPLYSKRYEIVNGVVEAESVKSEPAEENAADDKAAEVKGVPDFWLTAMKNNEVLAEEISERDEGALKYLKDIKWARIDNPKGFKLEFFFETNPYFKNSVLTKTYHMIDEDEPILERAIGTEIEWYPGKILTQKVLKKKPKKGSKNAKPITKTEDCESFFNFFNPPQVPDDDEDMDEDTAEQLQNLMEQDYDIGSTVRDKIIPHAVSWFTGEAVQAEDFEDIEGDEDDEDEGDEDEDEEDEEDEDEDEDEDEEEENKSKKKPASGRKKSGAQPSAAQQGERPPECKQQ; via the exons ATGGCCAACAAGAATGGTGGATCTGGGGAGAACGCCGCCCCTTTCAATATGGCCGAGCTCGGCACCGCCG TTCTGAGTGAGGAGGATCGTGCCGAGCTTGTCGACGTTATAAAG AACAAGCTGCAGAACCTTGCGGGGCAGTCAGAGTTTCTCGAATCACTGTCGCCGGTGGTCCGCAAGCGCGTCACATCTCTGCAGGAAATTCAG TCCCAACATGATGAGCTGGaagcaaaattttttgaagaaagagCAGCACTTGAAGCTAAATACCAGAAGCTTTATGAGCCTCTTTACTCAAAG CGGTATGAAATAGTAAATGGCGTTGTTGAAGCTGAAAGTGTAAAGAGTGAACCTGCAGAAGAAAATGCTGCAGACGACAAAGCAGCAGAAG TGAAAGGAGTTCCAGATTTTTGGCTTACAGCAATGAAAAATAACGAAGTCCTTGCTGAAGAG ATTTCTGAGCGTGATGAAGGGGCTCTTAAGTATCTCAAAGACATTAAATGGGCTAGGATTGATAATCCAAAGGGTTTCAAGCTGGAATTCTTCTTTGAAACTAATCCCTACTTTAAGAATTCTGTCCTTACAAAAACTTATCATATGATCGATGAGGACGAACCTATATTGGAGAGAGCAATAGG CACTGAGATCGAATGGTATCCTGGGAAGATCCTCACACAgaaggttttgaagaaaaaaccaaagaagGGATCAAAGAATGCCAAGCCCATAACCAAAACTGAAGACTGTGAAAGcttctttaacttttttaacCCACCTCAGGTCCCTGATGATGACGAGGACATGGATGAAGATACT GCTGAGCAGCTGCAGAATTTAATGGAGCAGGACTATGATATTGG GTCTACTGTTCGAGATAAAATCATTCCTCATGCTGTATCATGGTTTACGGGGGAGGCTGTCCAAGCTGAGGACTTTGAAGATATTGAaggtgatgaagatgatgaagatgaaggagatgaagatgaggatgaagaagatgaagaagatgaggatgaggatgaggacgaggatgaggaggaggaaaacaagagcaaaaagaaG CCTGCCAGTGGCCGGAAG AAGAGTGGTGCCCAACCTAGTGCTGCTCAACAGGGAGAACGCCCGCCAGAATGTAAGCAGCAATAG
- the LOC116255927 gene encoding cytokinin dehydrogenase 5-like — protein MYSPTTFFTITLIVAANLIAATVGFPVPCLPSFPDDLSEQITSNSTALYHASIDFGNMTQVYPAGVLRPASDVDIAKLISYYYQSSCPVRVSARGHGHSIHGQAQAANGVVVEMRSLHDSKNSSIFVSCRDGSHGSDCYVDVGGGQLWIEVLLATTKHGLAPRTWTDYLYLTVGGTLSNAGVSGQAFRRGPQISNVLEMDVVNGKGEILTCSPNQNSDLFYGVLGGLGQFGIITRARITLEKAPEMVRWLRMGYTNFTEFSKDQEYLISLTREEDGGFDYVEGAIVMGANGCNSNSNGNNWRLSPFKDFPQFEATEDTIFYCLEAGKYYMNSTDQNLVDEEVKRLTSELHYIPGMLGSKDVTYIDFLDRVHQGELKLRSQGLWIVPHPWLCLFVPSSRILEFHDVVFKGILSRNTSGPLLSYPLNRNKWDQRMSAVVPTEEVFYSVCLLRSAVDDWEFYEEQNRQILRACDERKIEVKMYLPHYTEEREWKRHYGEERWAILLERKAKYDPRGILATGQKIFPFPLPSSIFQNSTVLN, from the exons ATGTATTCTCCTACCACCTTCTTCACGATCACGCTGATCGTAGCAGCAAACCTGATTGCTGCCACAGTTGGTTTTCCTGTGCCATGCCTGCCCTCCTTCCCCGATGACTTATCCGAGCAGATAACAAGCAACTCTACTGCTTTGTACCATGCTTCCATTGATTTTGGCAATATGACACAAGTTTACCCCGCCGGCGTCCTCCGCCCGGCCTCCGACGTTGACATAGCGAAACTCATTAGCTACTATTACCAATCTTCTTGCCCTGTCCGGGTATCAGCCAGGGGACATGGACACTCCATACACGGCCAGGCGCAGGCGGCCAACGGCGTGGTCGTGGAGATGAGGTCCTTGCATGACAGCAAAAATAGTAGTATCTTTGTTTCCTGCCGTGATGGTAGCCATGGCAGTGACTGCTATGTGGATGTGGGGGGCGGGCAACTGTGGATAGAAGTGCTGCTTGCCACCACCAAGCACGGGCTCGCGCCGAGGACCTGGACCGACTATTTGTACCTCACAGTTGGCGGGACTCTCTCTAATGCAGGAGTCAGTGGCCAAGCATTCCGTCGTGGTCCTCAGATCAGTAATGTGCTCGAAATGGACGTCGTCAATG GAAAGGGGGAGATCTTGACGTGCTCACCAAACCAGAATTCCGACTTGTTTTATGGAGTTCTTGGAGGGCTTGGGCAATTTGGTATCATAACGAGAGCGAGAATTACTCTTGAGAAGGCTCCGGAAATG GTGAGATGGCTGAGGATGGGATACACCAATTTTACTGAGTTCTCGAAGGACCAAGAATATCTTATATCCCTAACTCGCGAGGAAGACGGTGGATTCGACTATGTCGAGGGGGCGATCGTGATGGGTGCAAATGGCTGCAACAGTAACTCTAACGGCAACAACTGGAGATTATCTCCATTTAAAGACTTCCCTCAATTCGAAGCAACTGAAGACACGATCTTCTACTGCTTAGAGGCCGGCAAGTACTACATGAATTCAACCGACCAAAATCTTGTAGATGAG GAGGTGAAGCGACTGACCAGCGAGCTGCACTATATACCAGGGATGTTGGGCAGCAAGGACGTGACCTATATAGATTTCTTGGACAGGGTTCACCAGGGTGAGCTGAAGCTCAGGTCACAGGGCCTGTGGATCGTTCCACACCCATGGCTCTGCTTGTTCGTGCCTTCTTCCAGGATCTTGGAGTTCCACGATGTGGTTTTCAAGGGAATACTGTCTCGGAACACTTCCGGGCCGTTGCTCTCCTACCCATTGAACAGAAACAA GTGGGATCAGAGGATGTCTGCTGTAGTGCCGACAGAGGAGGTGTTTTACTCGGTGTGCTTGCTGAGATCTGCAGTGGACGACTGGGAATTCTACGAAGAACAGAACAGGCAGATTCTGAGAGCATGTGACGAGAGGAAGATTGAGGTGAAGATGTACCTCCCCCACTACACGGAGGAAAGAGAGTGGAAGAGACACTATGGTGAAGAAAGGTGGGCCATTTTGTTGGAGAGGAAAGCTAAGTATGATCCCAGAGGCATCTTGGCCACTGGTCAGAAGATCTTCCCTTTCCCACTCCCGTCTTCGATCTTTCAAAATTCTACAGTTCTCAACTAG